Proteins found in one Streptomyces sp. CB09001 genomic segment:
- a CDS encoding NACHT domain-containing protein translates to MEPAVLGGKLASSLVAPLVRKLFVSGGPGAGLVDRPVRLTRLVSFRGEQRSLGEREVRGLAGKLVAAALDSRGEPPFPHDEETAVTDALAARLLALGDLDMDDVQAVRLGHGELAARLRRQAAGSGDGLSSDARYFLDSATEWACLHILEFFTRRSTFVARTLVEQTRGQAELIAKVDELISRVPGPDARDTAFERRYLSYVAEQHNRITIYGIDLRDSPDRWPLEVAYLSLEATAEEERTAALPGEYADPERTVRLAAEDALRTRDRVLLRGDAGSGKTTLVQWLAVTAARDGDRVPYVLPLRTLTRAGALPSPAAFLTAVGCPLAPPEGWAERVLNAGRGLVLVDGLDEIPGADRNRARDWLLALIRAFPGNRWLLTSRPTAVRSDWLAAEGFRELALTPMRQDDVATFVRRWHAAAEAPEFEVRLLDSLRTKRDLARLATNPLMCGLICALHRERRGYLPTGRKELYDAALTMLLARRDRERGLDEVELGEEAQLELLQRLAYALVLSRRTEMAVETAEGIVERALPSVTSAAGQGDAATVLRALVLRSGLLRRPDEGSLDFVHRTFQDYLGARYAVEEGHLDVIAGHAGDSQWEDVVRMAVAHARTGERAMLLRRLLAEDTPRLTLLALACLEHATALDPVVRAEVESRAGELIPPTTKEDAKTLAEAGPLVLELLPGPEGLSDSEAHGVVVAASLLAPHEPAGALAVLGRYRKHPSLDVRRQLVGTWGRFDAREYASEVLDHLDRTDLFLTCETPAQREAVATMAPWGQLTLRGAHRMADIIGSTHPESVTSLQLIANREVTELGGLTAFTALRVLLVNCPAARNLEQLAALSLTGLLVTEAADLSGLAALDSLVQLSVADRLPGRQLTDALPAEAPLQYLHLGDDATIDTGLRGLAHWQTLRALYLAPTAPLTTEDWAEVQRLPRLSILLLHGSLFPKNIGPVPPLPGVLDLSLLACTGDEDLSLLATRLPDVRTVLLGSATGLPLNTGQVVTLFPDAEVTAE, encoded by the coding sequence ATGGAACCGGCGGTGCTCGGCGGGAAGTTGGCGTCCAGCCTGGTGGCCCCGCTGGTGAGGAAACTGTTCGTGTCGGGCGGCCCCGGCGCCGGACTGGTCGACCGACCGGTCCGGCTGACCCGCCTGGTGTCCTTCCGGGGCGAGCAGCGCTCGCTGGGCGAGAGGGAGGTACGGGGGCTCGCCGGGAAACTGGTGGCGGCGGCCTTGGACTCCCGGGGCGAGCCGCCCTTCCCCCACGACGAGGAGACGGCCGTCACCGACGCCCTGGCGGCGCGCCTCCTCGCCCTCGGCGACCTGGACATGGACGACGTCCAGGCGGTGCGGCTGGGGCACGGTGAGCTGGCCGCCCGGCTGCGTCGGCAGGCGGCCGGCTCCGGAGACGGGCTCTCCAGCGACGCCCGCTACTTTCTCGACTCGGCGACCGAGTGGGCCTGCCTGCACATCCTGGAGTTCTTCACCCGGCGCTCCACCTTCGTGGCGCGGACGCTGGTGGAGCAGACCCGCGGCCAGGCCGAGCTGATCGCGAAGGTCGACGAGCTGATCAGCCGCGTACCCGGGCCGGACGCCCGGGACACGGCGTTCGAGCGCCGGTACCTGTCGTACGTCGCCGAGCAGCACAACCGCATCACCATCTACGGCATCGACCTGCGCGACTCGCCCGACCGATGGCCGTTGGAGGTCGCCTACCTGAGCCTGGAGGCGACCGCGGAGGAGGAACGGACCGCGGCGCTCCCGGGTGAGTACGCCGACCCCGAGCGCACCGTCCGCCTCGCCGCCGAGGACGCCCTGCGCACCCGCGACCGGGTACTGCTGCGCGGCGACGCGGGCTCCGGCAAGACGACGCTGGTGCAGTGGCTGGCGGTGACCGCCGCGCGAGACGGGGACCGGGTCCCGTACGTCCTGCCGCTGCGCACACTGACCCGGGCGGGCGCGCTGCCCTCCCCCGCGGCCTTCCTCACCGCCGTGGGCTGCCCCCTCGCCCCTCCGGAGGGCTGGGCCGAACGGGTGCTGAACGCCGGCCGCGGCCTGGTCCTCGTCGACGGTCTGGACGAGATCCCCGGCGCCGACCGGAACCGCGCCCGCGACTGGCTCCTCGCCCTCATCCGCGCCTTCCCCGGCAACCGCTGGCTGCTCACCTCCCGCCCCACCGCCGTACGCTCCGACTGGCTCGCCGCCGAGGGCTTCCGGGAGCTTGCCCTCACCCCCATGCGCCAGGACGACGTGGCGACCTTCGTACGGCGCTGGCACGCGGCCGCCGAGGCACCCGAGTTCGAGGTCCGGCTGCTGGACTCCCTGCGCACCAAGCGCGACCTGGCCCGGCTCGCCACCAACCCCCTGATGTGCGGCCTGATCTGCGCCCTGCACCGGGAACGCCGGGGCTACCTCCCCACGGGCCGCAAGGAGTTGTACGACGCCGCCCTGACGATGCTGCTCGCCCGCCGGGACCGGGAGCGGGGCCTGGACGAGGTGGAGCTGGGCGAGGAGGCCCAACTGGAGCTGCTCCAGCGGCTGGCGTACGCGCTGGTGCTGAGCAGGCGCACGGAGATGGCGGTGGAGACGGCCGAGGGCATCGTGGAGCGCGCCCTGCCGTCGGTGACCTCGGCGGCGGGGCAGGGCGACGCGGCGACGGTGCTGCGGGCGCTGGTCCTGCGCAGCGGGCTCCTCCGGCGGCCCGACGAGGGGTCACTGGACTTCGTCCACCGCACCTTCCAGGACTACCTGGGCGCACGGTACGCGGTCGAGGAGGGGCACCTCGACGTCATCGCGGGGCACGCGGGCGACAGCCAGTGGGAGGACGTCGTCCGCATGGCGGTGGCCCACGCCCGGACCGGGGAACGGGCGATGCTCCTGCGGCGGCTGCTGGCGGAGGACACCCCCCGGCTGACCCTGCTGGCCCTGGCGTGCCTGGAACACGCCACCGCCCTGGACCCGGTGGTGCGGGCGGAGGTGGAGAGCCGGGCGGGCGAGCTGATCCCGCCGACGACGAAGGAGGACGCGAAGACGCTGGCCGAGGCGGGACCGCTAGTGCTGGAGTTGCTGCCGGGGCCGGAGGGGCTCTCGGACTCGGAAGCGCACGGGGTCGTCGTCGCGGCCTCGCTGCTGGCACCGCACGAGCCGGCCGGGGCCTTGGCCGTACTGGGCCGGTACCGGAAACATCCCTCGCTCGATGTGCGGCGGCAGTTGGTGGGAACGTGGGGAAGGTTCGACGCGCGGGAGTACGCGAGTGAGGTGCTGGACCACCTCGACCGGACGGACCTGTTCCTGACGTGTGAGACACCGGCCCAGCGCGAGGCGGTCGCCACGATGGCTCCCTGGGGCCAGCTCACGTTGCGCGGGGCGCACCGCATGGCCGACATCATCGGATCCACGCATCCGGAGTCGGTCACCTCATTGCAGCTGATCGCGAATCGGGAAGTGACCGAGCTGGGCGGGCTGACGGCCTTCACCGCCCTGCGCGTGCTCCTGGTCAATTGCCCGGCGGCCCGGAACCTGGAGCAGTTGGCGGCGTTGTCGCTCACGGGCCTCCTGGTCACCGAGGCAGCCGACCTCTCCGGGCTCGCCGCGCTGGACTCACTGGTTCAGCTGTCGGTGGCCGACCGACTCCCCGGCCGACAGCTGACCGACGCCCTTCCGGCCGAGGCGCCCCTGCAGTACCTCCACCTCGGCGACGACGCCACCATCGACACCGGTCTGCGGGGGCTGGCGCACTGGCAGACTCTTCGCGCCCTCTACCTGGCCCCGACGGCGCCTCTGACCACCGAGGACTGGGCGGAGGTCCAGCGGTTGCCCCGGCTCAGCATCCTGCTGCTGCACGGCTCCCTCTTCCCGAAGAACATCGGGCCCGTGCCGCCGCTGCCGGGGGTCCTCGACCTCAGTCTCCTCGCCTGTACGGGAGACGAGGACCTGTCGCTGCTCGCGACCCGGCTCCCGGACGTGCGCACCGTTCTCCTCGGCTCCGCCACCGGCCTCCCCCTGAACACCGGGCAGGTCGTCACGCTCTTTCCCGACGCGGAAGTGACCGCGGAGTGA
- a CDS encoding ATP-dependent Clp protease ATP-binding subunit: MFERFTDRARRVVVLAQEEARMLNHNYIGTEHILLGLIHEGEGVAAKALESLGISLEAVRQQVEEIIGQGQQAPSGHIPFTPRAKKVLELSLREALQLGHNYIGTEHILLGLIREGEGVAAQVLVKLGADLNRVRQQVIQLLSGYQGKETATAGGPAEGTPSTSLVLDQFGRNLTQAARESKLDPVIGREKEIERVMQVLSRRTKNNPVLIGEPGVGKTAVVEGLAQAIVKGEVPETLKDKHLYTLDLGALVAGSRYRGDFEERLKKVLKEIRTRGDIILFIDELHTLVGAGAAEGAIDAASILKPMLARGELQTIGATTLDEYRKHLEKDAALERRFQPIQVAEPSLPHTIEILKGLRDRYEAHHRVSITDEALVQAATLADRYISDRFLPDKAIDLIDEAGSRMRIRRMTAPPDLREFDEKIAGVRRDKESAIDSQDFEKAASLRDKEKQLLAAKAKREKEWKAGDMDVVAEVDGELIAEVLATATGIPVFKLTEEESSRLLRMEDELHKRVIGQKDAVKALSKAIRRTRAGLKDPKRPGGSFIFAGPSGVGKTELSKALAEFLFGDEDALISLDMSEFSEKHTVSRLFGSPPGYVGYEEGGQLTEKVRRKPFSVVLFDEVEKAHPDIFNSLLQILEDGRLTDSQGRVVDFKNTVIIMTTNLGTRDISKGFNLGFAAAGDTKSNYERMKNKVQDELKQHFRPEFLNRVDDVVVFPQLSQDDILKIVDLMIDKVDERLKDRDMGIELSQSAKELLSKRGYDPVLGARPLRRTIQREVEDSLSEKILFGELRPGHIVVVDTEGEGDTATFTFRGEEKSTLPDVPPIEQAAGGGAGPNLSKEA; encoded by the coding sequence ATGTTCGAGAGGTTCACCGACCGCGCGCGGCGGGTTGTCGTCCTGGCTCAGGAAGAAGCCCGGATGCTCAACCACAACTACATCGGCACCGAGCACATCCTCCTGGGCCTGATCCACGAGGGTGAGGGTGTCGCCGCCAAGGCCCTTGAGAGCCTCGGGATTTCGCTCGAGGCGGTCCGCCAGCAGGTGGAGGAGATCATCGGCCAGGGCCAGCAGGCCCCGTCCGGCCACATCCCCTTCACCCCCCGTGCCAAGAAGGTTCTGGAGCTGTCGCTCCGCGAGGCCCTCCAGCTGGGCCACAACTACATCGGCACGGAGCACATCCTGCTCGGCCTGATCCGCGAGGGCGAGGGCGTCGCCGCCCAGGTCCTGGTCAAGCTGGGCGCAGATCTGAACCGGGTGCGGCAGCAGGTCATCCAGCTGCTCTCCGGTTACCAGGGCAAGGAGACCGCCACCGCCGGCGGTCCTGCGGAGGGCACCCCCTCCACGTCCCTGGTCCTCGACCAGTTCGGCCGGAACCTCACCCAGGCCGCTCGTGAGTCCAAGCTCGACCCGGTCATCGGGCGCGAGAAGGAGATCGAGCGGGTCATGCAGGTGCTGTCCCGCCGTACCAAGAACAACCCGGTGCTGATCGGTGAGCCCGGTGTCGGCAAGACCGCCGTCGTCGAGGGCCTCGCGCAGGCCATCGTCAAGGGGGAGGTGCCCGAGACCCTCAAGGACAAGCACCTCTACACCCTGGACCTCGGCGCCCTGGTCGCCGGCTCCCGCTACCGCGGTGACTTCGAGGAGCGCCTGAAGAAGGTGCTCAAGGAGATCCGTACCCGCGGCGACATCATCCTGTTCATCGACGAGCTGCACACGCTGGTCGGTGCGGGTGCCGCCGAGGGCGCCATCGACGCCGCGTCGATCCTCAAGCCGATGCTGGCCCGCGGTGAGCTGCAGACCATCGGTGCGACCACGCTGGACGAGTACCGCAAGCACCTGGAGAAGGACGCGGCCCTCGAGCGCCGCTTCCAGCCGATCCAGGTCGCGGAGCCGTCGCTGCCGCACACGATCGAGATCCTCAAGGGCCTGCGCGACCGCTACGAGGCCCACCACCGCGTCTCCATCACGGACGAGGCCCTCGTCCAGGCGGCGACGCTCGCCGACCGCTACATCTCGGACCGCTTCCTGCCGGACAAGGCGATCGACCTGATCGACGAGGCCGGTTCCCGGATGCGCATCCGCCGGATGACCGCGCCGCCGGACCTCCGCGAGTTCGACGAGAAGATCGCCGGCGTCCGCCGCGACAAGGAGTCCGCGATCGACTCGCAGGACTTCGAGAAGGCCGCCTCCCTGCGGGACAAGGAGAAGCAGCTCCTCGCCGCGAAGGCCAAGCGGGAGAAGGAGTGGAAGGCCGGCGACATGGACGTCGTCGCCGAGGTCGACGGCGAGCTGATCGCCGAGGTCCTCGCCACGGCGACGGGCATCCCGGTCTTCAAGCTCACGGAGGAGGAGTCGTCCCGCCTGCTGCGCATGGAGGACGAGCTCCACAAGCGGGTCATCGGCCAGAAGGACGCCGTCAAGGCGCTCTCCAAGGCGATCCGCCGTACCCGTGCCGGCCTGAAGGACCCGAAGCGTCCCGGTGGCTCGTTCATCTTCGCCGGCCCGTCCGGTGTCGGTAAGACCGAGCTGTCCAAGGCCCTCGCCGAGTTCCTCTTCGGCGACGAGGACGCGCTGATCTCCCTCGACATGTCGGAGTTCAGCGAGAAGCACACGGTCTCGCGCCTCTTCGGTTCGCCCCCCGGCTACGTGGGCTACGAGGAGGGCGGCCAGCTGACGGAGAAGGTCCGCCGCAAGCCGTTCTCGGTCGTCCTCTTCGACGAGGTCGAGAAGGCCCACCCGGACATCTTCAACAGCCTTCTCCAGATCCTGGAGGACGGTCGCCTGACCGACTCCCAGGGCCGGGTCGTGGACTTCAAGAACACGGTCATCATCATGACGACCAACCTCGGTACCCGGGACATCTCCAAGGGCTTCAACCTGGGCTTCGCCGCCGCGGGTGACACGAAGTCCAACTACGAGCGCATGAAGAACAAGGTCCAGGACGAGCTGAAGCAGCACTTCCGGCCCGAGTTCCTCAACCGTGTCGACGACGTGGTCGTCTTCCCGCAGCTCAGCCAGGACGACATCCTGAAGATCGTCGACCTGATGATCGACAAGGTGGACGAGCGCCTCAAGGACCGGGACATGGGCATCGAGCTCTCCCAGTCCGCCAAGGAGCTGCTGTCCAAGCGGGGCTACGACCCGGTGCTGGGCGCGCGTCCGCTGCGCCGCACGATCCAGCGCGAGGTCGAGGACTCGCTGTCGGAGAAGATCCTCTTCGGCGAGCTGCGTCCCGGTCACATCGTGGTCGTGGACACCGAGGGCGAGGGCGACACGGCGACCTTCACCTTCCGGGGCGAGGAGAAGTCGACCCTCCCCGACGTCCCGCCGATCGAGCAGGCGGCCGGTGGCGGCGCGGGCCCGAACCTGAGCAAGGAGGCGTAG
- a CDS encoding SCO3374 family protein, with product MVGAPHSVPVAPAPAVPSPRRPTGNGGSAWERARWWYESVLGWPTAPGEPVRLRTGVRFDVLDVPAAAGYATLERLGWSGRGVQASTGTRAPGFPVAVRGERMLLLVAAGGAEELPGLLEWLEWGSLALDLTAVGAGGLVEAPLAPVVPVPAEPGPAGPPPRPPDRDGVRGAAVWLRPPEPWCEAESSLPALSALGCAGTVLDLARLVRTLATQCHRVRLTASGPPRARAVARAG from the coding sequence ATGGTTGGCGCCCCGCACTCGGTCCCCGTCGCTCCCGCCCCCGCGGTGCCGTCGCCCCGCCGGCCCACCGGGAACGGCGGCTCGGCGTGGGAGCGGGCGCGGTGGTGGTACGAGAGCGTGCTCGGGTGGCCGACGGCGCCCGGGGAGCCGGTGCGGCTGCGCACGGGCGTCCGCTTCGACGTCCTGGACGTGCCGGCCGCCGCGGGGTACGCGACGCTGGAGCGGCTCGGATGGTCCGGACGGGGCGTGCAGGCCAGTACGGGAACGCGGGCGCCGGGGTTTCCGGTGGCCGTCCGGGGCGAGCGGATGCTGCTGCTCGTGGCGGCGGGCGGCGCGGAGGAGCTGCCCGGGCTGCTGGAGTGGCTGGAGTGGGGCTCGCTGGCGCTGGACCTGACGGCGGTCGGAGCGGGCGGCCTCGTGGAGGCGCCCCTCGCTCCCGTCGTCCCGGTCCCTGCGGAGCCCGGCCCGGCCGGGCCGCCGCCGCGTCCCCCGGACCGCGACGGCGTGCGGGGCGCCGCCGTCTGGCTGCGGCCCCCGGAGCCGTGGTGCGAGGCGGAGTCCTCGCTGCCGGCGCTGTCGGCCCTCGGCTGCGCCGGAACCGTCCTGGATCTCGCCCGGCTGGTCCGGACACTGGCCACGCAGTGCCACCGGGTCCGGCTCACCGCGAGCGGCCCACCGCGGGCGCGGGCGGTGGCGCGGGCCGGGTGA
- a CDS encoding Lsr2 family protein — MAQKVQVLLVDDLDGGEADETVTFALDGKTYEIDLTTANADKLRGLLDPYLKGGRRTGGRASGGRGKARAASGGSQDTAAIRAWAKENGWDVNDRGRVPAKVREAYEQANG; from the coding sequence GTGGCACAGAAGGTTCAGGTCCTTCTTGTCGACGACCTCGACGGCGGCGAGGCAGACGAGACCGTGACGTTCGCACTGGACGGCAAGACCTACGAGATCGACCTCACCACCGCCAACGCGGACAAGCTCCGCGGTCTTCTCGATCCGTACCTGAAGGGTGGCCGTCGTACCGGAGGCCGCGCCTCGGGCGGCCGCGGCAAGGCACGCGCCGCTTCCGGGGGCAGCCAGGACACCGCGGCGATCCGCGCCTGGGCCAAGGAGAACGGCTGGGACGTCAACGACCGCGGCCGTGTCCCCGCGAAGGTCCGCGAGGCGTACGAGCAGGCGAACGGCTGA
- a CDS encoding amino-acid N-acetyltransferase, whose product MSNAISVRRARTRDVPDVRRLLDTYVGDRILLDKAMVTLYESIQEFWVAERDDNAEVVGCGALHVMWEDLAEVRTLAVKPGLKGYGVGHQLLEKLLDTARRLGVRRVFCLTFEVDFFVKHGFVEIGETPVDADVYAELLRSYDEGVAEFLGLERVKPNTLGNSRMLLHL is encoded by the coding sequence ATGTCAAATGCCATCAGCGTCCGGCGGGCCCGCACCAGGGATGTCCCGGACGTACGCCGGCTCCTCGACACGTACGTCGGTGACCGCATCCTGCTCGACAAAGCGATGGTGACGCTTTACGAGAGCATCCAGGAGTTCTGGGTCGCGGAACGGGACGACAACGCCGAGGTGGTCGGCTGCGGCGCCCTGCACGTGATGTGGGAAGACCTCGCGGAAGTACGCACTCTCGCGGTGAAGCCCGGCCTGAAGGGCTACGGTGTCGGCCACCAGCTGCTGGAGAAGTTGCTGGACACGGCACGCCGGCTCGGTGTTCGCCGCGTTTTCTGTCTGACCTTCGAAGTGGACTTCTTCGTCAAGCACGGGTTCGTGGAGATCGGGGAGACACCCGTCGACGCCGATGTGTACGCGGAGCTGCTGCGTTCCTATGACGAGGGCGTTGCGGAGTTCCTGGGGCTCGAACGAGTGAAACCGAACACCTTGGGCAACAGCCGGATGCTTCTGCATCTGTGA
- a CDS encoding BlaI/MecI/CopY family transcriptional regulator, with translation MGELEDTVMTRVWKWNRPVTVREVLEDLRQERSIAYTTVMTVLDNLHQKGWVRRESEGRAYRYEAVSTRAAYAAALMNDAWSQSDNPAAALVAFFGMMSEEQRQALGDAIRIVQGPETPAPGPGAVADGGER, from the coding sequence TTGGGAGAACTCGAAGACACGGTCATGACGAGGGTGTGGAAGTGGAACCGCCCCGTGACCGTTCGGGAAGTCCTGGAAGACCTGCGACAGGAACGGTCCATCGCGTACACCACCGTGATGACCGTTTTGGACAATCTCCATCAGAAGGGCTGGGTGCGCCGCGAGTCCGAAGGCCGGGCCTATCGATATGAGGCGGTCTCCACTCGCGCCGCCTACGCCGCCGCCCTCATGAACGACGCCTGGTCCCAGAGCGACAACCCCGCCGCGGCCCTCGTCGCCTTCTTCGGCATGATGAGCGAGGAACAGCGCCAGGCGCTCGGAGACGCCATCCGCATCGTGCAGGGACCTGAAACCCCCGCGCCGGGACCCGGCGCGGTAGCGGACGGCGGCGAGCGATAG
- a CDS encoding membrane protein: MDYVSALLPPAVMAVFFIGLIRVIVKTQGGANKAKEDAVVDAALARAEGARQQSPHPEA, encoded by the coding sequence ATGGACTACGTCTCCGCGCTCCTGCCCCCGGCCGTCATGGCCGTCTTCTTCATCGGCTTGATCCGGGTGATCGTGAAGACCCAGGGCGGCGCCAACAAGGCCAAGGAGGACGCGGTCGTCGACGCCGCCCTCGCCCGTGCGGAGGGCGCCCGGCAGCAGTCCCCCCATCCCGAGGCCTGA